A genomic window from Triticum urartu cultivar G1812 chromosome 7, Tu2.1, whole genome shotgun sequence includes:
- the LOC125520604 gene encoding cytochrome P450 711A1-like, whose translation MAEAGEWLPCVSTLASCLLGFALYFYAPYWGVRGVPGPPALPVVGHLPLLALHGPDVFGALARKYGPVFRFHLGRQPLVIVADPELCKEVGVRQFKSIPNRSLPSPIAGSALHQKGLFFTRDERWSAMRNTIISLYQPSHLAGLVPTMQRCIERAADTIQLNGNVDVDIDFSDLALKLATDVIGQAAFGVDFALSAPREHGGREAAEFIAEHVHSTTSLKMDLSASLSIVLGLVAPALQGPARGLLRRLPGTADRRIARTNERLRARVEEIVASRERDRDKRRGQRDFLSALLNARDGGGDKMREVLTPEYVGALTYEHLLAGSATTSFTLASAVYLVAGHPEVEAKLLAEVDRSGATPPTADDLQRNFPYLDQVIKEAMRFYTVSPLVARETSRRVEVGGHALPKGTWLWLAPGVLARDAAQFPEPGAFRPERFEVGCEEERRRHPYAHVPFGLGPRACVGQRFALQEVKLAMVHLYRRYVFRRSPRMESPPEFQFGIVLGFKHGVKLRAIERLGHG comes from the coding sequence ATGGCGGAAGCAGGGGAATGGCTGCCGTGCGTCTCCACGCTGGCGTCCTGCCTCCTCGGCTTCGCGCTCTACTTCTACGCGCCCTACTGGGGAGTCCGCGGCGTGCCGGGCCCTCCGGCGCTGCCGGTCGTCGGCCACCTGCCGCTGCTCGCCCTCCACGGCCCCGACGTCTTCGGCGCCCTCGCCAGGAAATACGGCCCCGTCTTCAGGTTCCATCTGGGGAGGCAGCCTCTGGTGATCGTGGCCGACCCGGAGCTGTGCAAGGAGGTCGGGGTCCGGCAGTTCAAGAGCATCCCCAACCGGAGCCTGCCGTCGCCGATCGCCGGCTCCGCTCTGCACCAGAAGGGCCTCTTCTTCACGAGGGACGAGAGGTGGTCCGCCATGCGCAACACCATTATCTCGCTCTACCAGCCGTCGCACCTCGCCGGACTCGTCCCCACCATGCAACGCTGCATCGAGCGCGCCGCCGACACCATACAGTTGAACGGCAACGTCGACGTTGACATCGACTTCTCCGACCTCGCCCTCAAGCTGGCCACCGACGTCATCGGCCAGGCGGCCTTCGGCGTGGACTTCGCGCTCTCGGCGCCGCGCGAGCACGGCGGACGCGAGGCCGCGGAGTTCATCGCCGAGCACGTCCACTCCACCACCTCGCTCAAGATGGACCTGTCGGCGTCCCTCTCCATCGTGCTGGGCCTCGTCGCGCCGGCGCTGCAGGGGCCGGCACGAGGGCTTCTCCGGCGGCTCCCCGGGACGGCGGACCGGAGGATCGCGCGGACCAACGAGCGGCTGCGGGCGAGGGTGGAGGAGATCGTGGCGAGCAGGGAGCGCGACCGCGACAAGAGGAGAGGGCAGCGGGACTTCCTGTCGGCGCTGCTCAACGCccgggacggcggcggcgacaaGATGAGGGAGGTGCTGACGCCGGAGTACGTGGGCGCGCTCACCTACGAGCACCTCCTCGCCGGGTCGGCCACCACGTCCTTCACGCTGGCCTCCGCCGTGTACCTCGTCGCCGGCCACCCGGAGGTCGAGGCCAAGCTGCTCGCCGAGGTCGACCGGTCCGGCGCCACGCCGCCGACGGCCGACGATCTCCAGCGCAACTTCCCCTACCTCGACCAGGTGATAAAGGAGGCGATGCGGTTCTACACGGTGTCGCCGCTGGTCGCGAGGGAGACGTCGCGGCGGGTGGAGGTCGGGGGGCACGCGCTCCCGAAGGGCACGTGGCTGTGGCTGGCGCCGGGGGTGCTGGCGAGGGACGCGGCGCAGTTCCCGGAGCCCGGCGCGTTCCGGCCGGAGCGGTTCGAGGTCGGGTGCGAGGAGGAGCGGCGGCGGCACCCGTACGCGCACGTGCCGTTCGGGCTGGGCCCGCGGGCGTGCGTCGGGCAGCGGTTCGCGCTGCAGGAGGTGAAGCTGGCCATGGTGCACCTCTACCGCCGCTACGTCTTCCGCCGGTCGCCGCGGATGGAGTCGCCGCCGGAGTTCCAGTTCGGGATCGTGCTCGGCTTCAAGCACGGCGTCAAGCTCAGGGCCATCGAGAGGCTTGGCCATGGATGA